A genomic window from Synechococcales cyanobacterium T60_A2020_003 includes:
- a CDS encoding mechanosensitive ion channel family protein yields the protein MTAPISPDKPEVGQSNLRIWVGSIESSLYRVVSRNIDPDHLYVAVASLDKQTVILAGTQNQSTQEILLTVTELDAQLAQQSIPVLAQNWTNIIHKALQQAWEARSPAARRQQMLQAVGLLASIFAISLGLSAIRRWLYRLFKWRKQHIHDLPSSEPPDPNTYPEDSAAELVRDFQHSLAQKQRQRLNIWLRRILRLLQLAVWSSGVCLLMLIFPESRPLGYEWLGFNLKLVIIVLSMVLLVLLGRFLMNVRLTQWVEEASLEPAEIQRVTLRAPTLAGVFEGIITVTAWIIGIVLLIDWQQIPIKSLLSSVGLLGVAFGLVFQSLLRDGINGLFIIFGDQYAVGDTVTIAGINGQVERMSLRSTSIRGAGGSLNTVPHGQITTVQNLTKDWSRVEMTIQITKDSDATQAMRIMHQVADEMAQDPDWQTRILELISRLG from the coding sequence GTGACAGCCCCCATCTCCCCGGACAAACCCGAAGTCGGTCAATCTAACCTGCGAATTTGGGTCGGGTCGATTGAGTCTAGCCTGTACCGCGTTGTCAGCCGGAATATTGATCCAGATCATCTGTATGTTGCGGTTGCCTCGCTGGACAAGCAAACCGTGATTCTAGCTGGTACTCAGAACCAATCGACTCAGGAAATTCTATTAACCGTTACCGAGCTAGATGCCCAACTCGCGCAACAATCCATCCCGGTGTTAGCTCAAAATTGGACCAACATTATTCATAAAGCCTTGCAGCAGGCCTGGGAAGCTCGGAGCCCTGCCGCTCGGCGACAACAGATGCTTCAGGCTGTTGGCTTGCTTGCTTCCATCTTTGCCATCAGCTTGGGGCTATCGGCAATCCGACGATGGCTCTACCGACTGTTCAAGTGGCGTAAGCAGCATATACATGACTTACCCTCCTCTGAGCCTCCCGATCCCAACACCTATCCAGAGGATAGTGCCGCAGAACTGGTGCGGGACTTTCAGCACAGTCTGGCTCAAAAGCAACGGCAACGGCTTAATATCTGGCTACGTCGGATCTTGCGGCTACTCCAACTGGCTGTCTGGAGTTCGGGTGTTTGTTTGCTGATGCTGATTTTTCCCGAGAGCCGACCGCTGGGATATGAATGGCTCGGCTTCAATCTAAAGCTAGTCATTATTGTGCTTTCAATGGTGCTGTTGGTGCTGTTGGGGCGTTTCCTGATGAATGTCCGACTCACCCAATGGGTCGAAGAAGCGTCCCTAGAACCCGCCGAAATTCAACGAGTCACCTTACGGGCTCCGACCTTAGCGGGGGTTTTTGAAGGCATCATTACCGTGACTGCGTGGATCATCGGCATCGTTTTGTTGATTGATTGGCAACAAATCCCCATCAAGTCTCTCCTCTCCAGTGTGGGTTTACTGGGGGTAGCCTTTGGGTTAGTCTTCCAGAGTCTGTTGAGGGATGGAATCAATGGATTGTTTATTATTTTTGGTGACCAGTATGCAGTCGGAGATACGGTCACTATTGCGGGAATCAATGGCCAAGTGGAACGGATGAGCCTACGGAGTACCAGCATTCGAGGGGCGGGGGGCAGCCTGAACACGGTTCCCCACGGGCAGATCACAACGGTACAGAACCTGACGAAGGACTGGTCACGGGTAGAGATGACGATTCAAATTACCAAAGACTCGGATGCGACCCAGGCAATGCGCATCATGCACCAGGTGGCCGATGAAATGGCTCAGGATCCGGATTGGCAAACCCGGATTTTAGAACTGATTAGTCGGCTGGGGTAA
- a CDS encoding HAD family hydrolase, translating into MLRIITDFDGPIMDVSERYYQVYRFCLEQVRRPDQSVRELSKSEFWALKRSRTVERQIGQLSGLDEDQSNQFAKLRRDTVHTVPYLQYDQPIASAIPTLERIQAEGIDLAVMTMRRVSELDDAFTRYDLGRFFPENRRYCLSNTYVKTADVKDKPILMERALAELPVASSTWMIGDTEADIVAAKTHGIRMIAVLSGIRDRQQLATYSPDYIVDTMADAVSLIMNVEASSVAQAS; encoded by the coding sequence ATGCTGAGAATTATCACGGACTTCGACGGGCCCATCATGGACGTTTCCGAGCGCTATTACCAGGTGTATCGCTTCTGTCTTGAGCAGGTGCGCCGACCGGATCAGTCTGTCCGGGAACTTTCGAAGTCGGAATTCTGGGCGTTGAAGCGATCGCGCACCGTCGAACGCCAAATTGGACAACTCTCTGGACTCGATGAAGATCAGTCTAACCAGTTTGCCAAGCTGCGCCGCGACACCGTGCACACCGTGCCCTATCTCCAATACGATCAGCCGATTGCCAGCGCTATCCCAACCCTAGAGCGTATTCAAGCCGAAGGAATTGATCTGGCGGTCATGACGATGCGCCGCGTGAGCGAATTAGATGACGCCTTCACCCGCTACGATTTAGGACGATTTTTCCCTGAGAATCGCCGCTATTGCCTCAGCAATACCTACGTTAAAACCGCAGACGTAAAGGACAAGCCGATTCTAATGGAGCGGGCACTGGCAGAATTACCCGTTGCGTCTTCAACCTGGATGATTGGCGACACCGAGGCAGATATCGTCGCCGCGAAAACCCACGGAATTCGTATGATCGCGGTCTTGTCTGGAATCCGCGATCGCCAGCAGCTTGCTACCTACAGCCCTGACTATATCGTGGACACAATGGCGGACGCCGTGAGCCTAATTATGAACGTGGAGGCGTCATCCGTTGCCCAGGCATCTTAG